A single window of Malus sylvestris chromosome 5, drMalSylv7.2, whole genome shotgun sequence DNA harbors:
- the LOC126621928 gene encoding uncharacterized protein LOC126621928, whose protein sequence is MAVATTVTVSSLCASPLRSPRTVPNFVFQFAPKFSSFKLGFESLQLRTTLPATKLVVRAARTESKGVSLGFRAPNFEIPEPLTGKVWKLEDFESHPALLVMFICNHCPFVKHLKKSIVKLANFYMKKGLAVVAISSNSVATHPQDGPQFMAEDAKLFKYPFPYLYDESQDVARDFGTVCTPEFFLFKKDGRRPFELVYHGQFDDSRPSNNVSVTGRDLSLAIDCALSCQPVPSNQKPSVGCSIKWHP, encoded by the exons ATGGCTGTTGCCACAACAGTCACTGTGAGCTCACTATGTGCATCTCCACTGCGCTCACCTCGCACCGTGCCAAACTTTGTGTTCCAATTCGCACCAAAATTCTCGTCTTTCAAATTGGGTTTTGAATCTCTGCAACTCCGGACCACTCTGCCAGCAACGAAGCTTGTGGTTCGAGCCGCTCGAACCGAGTCCAAAGGGGTCTCTCTGGGCTTCCGAGCTCCCAATTTTGAG ATTCCGGAGCCACTTACTGGGAAAGTTTGGAAATTGGAAGATTTTGAATCACATCCTGCTTTACTG GTTATGTTTATCTGCAACCACTGCCCATTTGTTAAGCACCTGAAAAAAAGTATCGTGAAACTTGCAAATTTCTATATGAAG AAAGGACTAGCGGTTGTTGCAATATCTTCAAATTCTGTAGCTACACATCCACAG GATGGACCACAATTTATGGCAGAAGATGCTAAACTGTTCAAATATCCTTTCCCATATCTATATGATGAG TCACAGGACGTGGCCCGAGATTTTGGAACAGTTTGCACACCCGAGTTCTTCCTATTTAAAAAG GATGGACGGAGGCCATTTGAACTGGTGTACCATGGCCAGTTTGATGATTCAAGACCTAGTAATAATGTGTCTGTAACTGGAAG GGACTTAAGCCTGGCAATAGATTGTGCTCTCAGTTGCCAACCAGTACCATCGAATCAGAAACCCAG TGTTGGATGCAGCATAAAGTGGCACCCCTAG